TGATGCGTCCGCCGATCCCCAGGTCGTGGTCGAACGTTACGTAGATCCGCGCTGCGTAATCGTCACCATCCTTCGTTCGCGCGTTCCCGTCCTCAAGGACGTTGCTGACGCGCCACCGCCAGCGAAGAATTGGATATTCGTTTGGATCGATGCGTCGCCGGGTCACGAGCCCGGACGCTCCGCCGTCGCTGGTAGCGCGGAGCACGACCGTCGAGTCGTCCGGTGCGCGGACGAGGTTGTACTCCGTCTCCACGTCGATCTTGCCGAATGTGATGCGTTCCCATCCGGTTGGGGTGATCTGCTGGGCCGAGGCGGACGAAAAGGCACCGATCGTGAGCACGTCGGGGTGGACGGTGGCGGCCCCTGCTACGACAAGGAGAAGAATGATAGCGAGGCCGGCGACCGTCTTGGAGGAGCGGATCGAGGACATGGCAGTCGAAACAGGTTTACGGTAGATAAACGTGAGCATCAATGGATGGACGCACGGGAAGCATATCCTCTACGTGTGCCTGTTAACAGATCAGGTCGTGTTCAGAGTCTGCTCATGCGCATGATGTTACATATTTCTCGCCACCTGACACGACCCGAACTTCGCTCCATGCGTGAAGGTCATGGGCAAAAGAGCACGATGATTTGCTATCGCTGCTCAGGGATACGCGCTGCGTTCTTTTCTGAATTGAAGCGATCCTTTATTGCCCTGAGCATGTAGCATCACGCGACCACAAGCCCGTGCTCCGTCGGTGACCACGGCCCATTGCCGTCGTGTATTCCCACAGCTGCCGCCATCCGATTCTCGTCTATGCCATCATTTGCCGATCGACTTCGTGCTGCCCACCAGAACCGATTTGTCGGGAGGGAGGGCGAGCTAGACGCGTTCGAACACGCTATTGATGCGGACGTGCCCCCCTTCGCCGTGCTTTACATCCACGGTCCGGGAGGCGTTGGAAAAACGGCATTGACGCAGGAAATGCAATTCCGTTGCGCCGACCGATCCGTATCCGTGTGTGCTGTTGATGCACGGAACGTGGAGCCGACCCCGCAGGCAGCAGAAAAAGCGATCGAAGAGGCGGGGCTGGACTTGTCCGTCGATCCCTCAGCGCCCGACTCGATGGAGGTGTTGTTCGTCGATACCTTTGAGGCTTGGACACCGCTTTACGAATGGTTTCGGTCGAATCTGATCCCGCGACTTCCGGCGTCGTTAATCGTCGTTCTGTCGGGACGAACACCGCCTCCCGCTTCATGGCGATCGGACCTCGGACTTGAGCCGCTGTTAAAAATCCAGCCGTTACGAAATCTGCCGCGGCGTCTCGGGGAGCGCTACCTGGACCGGCGCGGGATCGAAGGGGATGTTCGAGAGCGCATCCTCGGGTTCTCGCACGGTCACCCGCTCGCTCTGTCGCTCGCGGCCGATGCGGTGGCGCAGGGGGCGGACGCGAATTTCGACCCAATCGACTCGCCAGACCTCGTGGGTACGCTCGTTCGACGTTTCCTGGAGCGCGTTCCGTCCGACCGTCATCGTCAGGCCCTGGAAGCGTGTGCGCTCGTCCGCGTCTGCTCGGAGCCACTGCTGTCTACGCTTCTGAAAGGAACTGATGACGGAGGCTCATCGATGGGGTACGCAACGGGAAACGGGACGCCGGAACGGCTGATCGGTGCCCACGACCTGTTTACGTGGCTGAGACAACTTTCATTCATCGAGACGAGCTCGGAGGGGATCTTTCCACACGACATCGTTCGGACCGCGATTGCTGCCGATCTCCGCTGGCGGGATCATGATCGCTTTGATCGCCTCCAGCAACGGGCCCGTACGCACTACCTCGATGCTCTGGACGACGCGACATCCACGCAGACCGTCGGTACGGACGCTGGCAATGAGGCCCAGGGCATCCTGACGGATTACCTGTACCTGTTTCGCCATAATCCAGTCGTTCGGCCGTTCTTCCAGCGCCTGCGGAACGAATGGAATGCTCGAACGCCCCCTGTTCGCGACGCTGCGACGAGTGAGGATCGCGGGCCTCTGAGAAAGATGGTGGCTCAGAATGAAAATGAGGCTTCGGCCGAGTGCTTCGAGCACTGGTGGAACCATGATGCGAGCACGGTACACGTCTTCCGAGACGATAACACCACACCGGCCGGTTTCTTGATGCAGATCGACCTGAGTGCCGTCACGGAGAAAGACCGAGACGCCGATCCAGCCGTGGAGGCTGCATGTTCGTTTCTGGAAACCGATGCACCCCTCCGAAAAGGGGAAATCGCATCTCACTTTCGCTTCTGGATGGCTCGAGATAGCTATCAGGACATCTCTCCCGTGCAGAGCCTGATTTCTGCCTATCGCGTTCGCTACTACCTGTCGACGCCCGGTCTCGCGTACACCTTTATTCCCGCTGCGAAGCCGGAGCAGTGGGAGCTCCTCTTCGCGTATGGTGACATGCATCGCGTCTCGGCCGCAGACTTTTCTGTGGGAGACGACGCGTATGCTGTGTTTGGTCACGACTGGCGCGTGGTGCCACCACAGGCATGGCTCGACCGTCTCGCCGACCGCGACCTTTCGCCTGCGATGCCCGAACCGGCGTCCGCGTCTCCGACCATGATCGTGCTCAGCCGATCCGATTTCGACGATGCCGTCAAAGAAGCGTTCAAGGCGCACGCAAGACCGGAAGCGATGCACGACAATCCACTCCTTCGCTCCCGTCTGATCGCAGAGGCAACGGGCTTAGACGCCTCCGCTGATGAACGGATCGAGGCGCTCCGGACGCGACTTGATGAGGCGGCGTACTCGCTCGACAGCGATCCGAAAACGGCGAAGTATTACCGGGCCGTGCGAGCGACGTATCTCAACCCACAGCCTACTCAGGAGCGAGCCGCCGAGCATCTCAATCTTGCCTTCAGCA
The DNA window shown above is from Longibacter salinarum and carries:
- a CDS encoding DUF3047 domain-containing protein; the encoded protein is MSSIRSSKTVAGLAIILLLVVAGAATVHPDVLTIGAFSSASAQQITPTGWERITFGKIDVETEYNLVRAPDDSTVVLRATSDGGASGLVTRRRIDPNEYPILRWRWRVSNVLEDGNARTKDGDDYAARIYVTFDHDLGIGGRIKRTALKALGYDDIPSRALNYVWANQVDAGQIFPSAYTDWVMMIPVRSGSSDTGRWVTEQRNILEDYRRAFGEDPPAVTGIAIMTDTDNTGGKTTAYYGDIISVQR
- a CDS encoding ATP-binding protein, which translates into the protein MPSFADRLRAAHQNRFVGREGELDAFEHAIDADVPPFAVLYIHGPGGVGKTALTQEMQFRCADRSVSVCAVDARNVEPTPQAAEKAIEEAGLDLSVDPSAPDSMEVLFVDTFEAWTPLYEWFRSNLIPRLPASLIVVLSGRTPPPASWRSDLGLEPLLKIQPLRNLPRRLGERYLDRRGIEGDVRERILGFSHGHPLALSLAADAVAQGADANFDPIDSPDLVGTLVRRFLERVPSDRHRQALEACALVRVCSEPLLSTLLKGTDDGGSSMGYATGNGTPERLIGAHDLFTWLRQLSFIETSSEGIFPHDIVRTAIAADLRWRDHDRFDRLQQRARTHYLDALDDATSTQTVGTDAGNEAQGILTDYLYLFRHNPVVRPFFQRLRNEWNARTPPVRDAATSEDRGPLRKMVAQNENEASAECFEHWWNHDASTVHVFRDDNTTPAGFLMQIDLSAVTEKDRDADPAVEAACSFLETDAPLRKGEIASHFRFWMARDSYQDISPVQSLISAYRVRYYLSTPGLAYTFIPAAKPEQWELLFAYGDMHRVSAADFSVGDDAYAVFGHDWRVVPPQAWLDRLADRDLSPAMPEPASASPTMIVLSRSDFDDAVKEAFKAHARPEAMHDNPLLRSRLIAEATGLDASADERIEALRTRLDEAAYSLDSDPKTAKYYRAVRATYLNPQPTQERAAEHLNLAFSTYRRYLKRGIQHVADLLWRDEVGDRGEND